The window ATCGTTCAGAGTTCCCCTTTAATGCTTCAAGCATGGACAAAAGCACATGATCTTCTGGTTTAAAGTAATcagtttcatcattttttcGGAGGTATAGTTTCCACTTGTATAATCGGCAGAGTCCTTCTGTAGTCCTGTCGCCCAATATTGAGTTACACTTCAAACATGTCAATTCTTCATGCTTCATTGCAGCTTGACGTTGTAAAGTTGATGGTAACAACAAAAAGAATGAATTACCCACAAGTAATTCTCCCGTTAATGGTATAAGAGTATTTCGTCCAACCGAATAATCTAAAAGTTCATTATCACCTACCTGTGGCTTATGGCAATGCCAATAATCCATCAATTCCATCCAGAATTCCGACGGCAGCTCATTAATCTTATTTATATTAGAAGTGCTGATAACAGGAGTGTTACACTTCAAACAATTCAACTCGAATCCATTTTCCAAGTTCAGATCTTTTTTGGTCCATTTACCTGCAGGAACTGACATTACATCGTTCATTTTTTCCAATGGACTAGCAAGTGTCCTCAGTCGTAGTAAATATTCTCCTTGAGTACCTTCAGTCAACTGTAATGAATCTTGTAATTCAACTTCATAGGGTAGTTTGATGATGCTGATCGAATTATTTTCTCTAATGTGCACTTCTAAGGGCTTCACCTGTACAAGTCTTGGTTCCACGCATTCATCAAGAATAACCGTTATCTTCTTGATTCTTGGAAGATACTCTACCAAGTATCGCATCGGTTGACAATCTTCTATTTTGTTCTGTCAACCTTCAAGTATGTAAAACTTATTTAACGCTAAGTGATTTGTCCTTTATGGCTTTTCAAtgtttatttcaaaaacacTGCTACCAACATCACCATCTGTCAAAAAAACACGAATACATATTATTAAAGGTGCCCAAGATACAAAGGGAGATAACTAATGTCAACCTTTCACGCTCTTAATGTAAGTTCCGATGAGGAGGAGCTCGAAGCAGAAGAATACTCACGAGAATCACAAATTGAGGAAAGCGTACAAATATTCCAGGATGCATTGAAACTGATGAAGGTTAAAGACTTTGAGGGAGCTAATGCTAAGTTTGAATTACTATTTCAAATGGATGTTATTAAACCTGACAAATGGGGATTATATAGAAGCGTATCTCCAACATTGAATAACTTGAGATATTTGGCCCATCGTAATAGAGGAATCTATTATTTCGTTtatttatcttcaaattatGAAACCATGGAGACTGATAATATTGCATATTACATTATTCAAGCAATTGATCATTTAATGGAATCAATACAACATTCAGAGGCTGATATTACTGTAACAACTCttctttacaaaatattcgaTAGCTTTAAGAGCAAGAAACTGGAACGTGAGATATTGGAGTACGAAATGaccaaagaagagaacCAAATGCTTTTATCGGGTAGAAGCTCCTCAACAATTCTTCCTCAGTTAAAAAACGTGATACGACAGTACACTACTCTTTTAAAAGGTATCAAAGCTACATCATCACTTGAATATCATGTGCAAGATGATATGGGTTTAGACGCTCttcatgaaattgataaaaatACTAAATTGTTTCAAGTTATAAAATCTATTAAAACGAATGACGAGAATACACTGAAAGATGTGGAACTAGAAACCATTGAGCTTGAAGAAATGAGTTGGGAAGCAATCGCGGTTGCAACAGAAGACCTTCTACCAAAGACGAAAATGTCTACCCTTATAACAAAAGGAATTGATCCATATACTGAGTTAGAATCAAGTATAGAGGCTGTCAATATTCACGTAGCAGAGACACAGACAATCTCGGAAGAAAACgaatcaaatttgaatgacAAAACAGGAACTAGAGTAACTCCGAATGCCACTGAACAAGCACCAAATGAGATCGAAGATGATTTTAATTCTAAAAAAAGAGTTTTGGATTCAGCAGATACTACAAGGCATCAACCCCAACGATCAAGTAAAAGATTCAAGGAAAAGGATACTGATGGCAAAGGCCAGGAATCAATGATGGAGAAACACACGTCCTTCGTAAATAGTCTCGGAGATGTATTCAGATACTTGAATATTGATCTTCCGGGTTTTCTACACACTCTACCCTTgtcattatcttcaatgaagGAGGACGTACCGCTACCTTATCACGATCTTTTCCaatgtttgaaaaattggagtTCATGGCATACTGAGCAGTTCATGAGAACTGACTTTACAGCTGGAAAAAGTAACGGGCCTGAAACGGATGAACTCATAGAGCTGAGTTCACTACTAAGATCGGACCCCAaccaagaaacaaaagCATTAGAAGGTCAAAAGCAACTTCCCATTGACGTTCTGAAGGACTTCATCAACACGATAAATGAACGTAAACCGCATTTCCATGAATTTAGATACAACCTTCTTCATATTCTACTTTCTAGAGCTACTGGGGAGACAGAAAGGAAAATCCTTCTTTATACATGGTCTCCTAATCTGTTTGAGAGTGTCGAATCATTGAACCTAGGAGTTGAAAGAAGCATTTTAGATTATATGGAACAGACAAATGATATAGAGCCATATCTTGTTCTATCAATCATTGAACTACTGATAAATCGCATGGGGTACCTTTGCAGCGAAATAAGTGCCAAAGAATCACAGGGTCAAAAGTCTAACGAACTAAAACAccaaaaatcaaaattagAAAGAAGGATCCAAAAGTGGACTACTATTTTAGACGCTGTAGATGCATCTGAAGTCAATTGGACCATCCAATACCGATGGATACAATACTGTTTCATGCAGTTTAAATGTGAAGCTGCTGATCACAAACTGCTGACATTCTTGTGCCAGTTGGAGGAACTCATTAAAAAAGCAAATCCTAATTTGGAAGTAACGTACACTAACTACAAGTATATTCCTAatctgaatttgaattatattcttAAACAAATACACAGGgtcaaaattattcaaaatatcatgatggtatattcaaataatgacTCCGAAAATTCAACATCTAAACAGGAGCAACAAATCTCACATATTGAAAATCTCTTACTTGAAAGTCTGTACCCTGATATGTCACGTATTCATTCCAAAAATGACCAGGAAATCGTCAGCTTTATAACAGCATCACCGTTTACCATCCAACTAAGACTGTGGGAAATGATATTTAACATGTATCATAAAAAAGGCGACGTGAGCTCATTGACCAGAGTCTTTTTTCATATCCTACTtttattacaaaataatCTGGCGTCTAGTGATTATAAGCAATCTACCACTGAACTACGCCACCGTCTTCTTTTAACAATCATAACCTCAGTTGGTGATTTTTCCGAAAAGTTGAACGTTTTAATATCACGAAATAACAAGGAATCTGGTAGCCCTTTAGTGACCGATAATCAGCTGACCCTACtaaacaatatattttgtttatGTTGTTCCGTTCTAATCTTCGAGAGACTCTCAGAGATTGACCCATTGTTGGACTCTTTTTTTACTAAAGCAGTTAAATCATCCAccaaaatgaaagaaattataaTTAACTTAGCTACATTACTCGTTCATTTTTTGTGTGACAGAATTTACAGAAATATGGATACCCATCAGGAGCCTAACAGTATGGTAATATTCATCGAACATCTTCATTCTTTGTTTGGAGAGTTCCAATTCTGTGAtgcttcaaattcaatattcttaaaGGTTTCAGAGAAATTCCTATGCAGCAATAAGGTGAAAATTGAATTACCTCAACTGAAACAAATTTTATGGTGTTTGTACCACTTTACTATTACCGGTGATCTGGACGATGAAATGACACATTCTACAGTGCCATGCAAAATGGAACGCGAGAGTGCTCTTCGAAttggtatttatttattaacgACGATACCAGAACATAGAACGGGGCCGTTGCTGGCCATAAGCAACTCATCAATAAAACTTATTTTGGAACGTGTTATTGAAGAGATGGGTCCCCCTTTagaatttccaaattataaTCTTTCAAGAAACATCTATCAATTTAATAGCTATCTGGACAAGCCTCTTTCAACGCAGCTATTCAGAGATTCATTTAGTAACCTGAGTTCGTTTAAGTTAATTAAACCTAATAACGAACTCCAACATATAATCGAGAATGGAATTTTCTATTGGACGAGTTCACAATCTCTCAAGCTTTACCTAAACCGTAAAAAAACAATGCAGGCACGACCCACAGAATTGGATGcaattatttcaatgttAAAAAGTGAAGTACTGTATGGTGTAAATCGATTTGAAAGTTGGTACCTTTTGGGAAGGTGTTATTCTCTAATAGTTGAAGACGATTTGACTTGGACGTCAGATAAAATTACGACGCCAGAAAAGCAGCTAATAACAGGCGAGAAACAAAGGAAAGCTATTCTCTGTTACCTTAAATCAGTATCTATATACCAAGCAAGAGGTCATCCAACTCTGaaagataagaaaatattccacAAAACATTAGTATCCTTAGGTCAAGAATTACTAAGTGCATACTTTGCTCCAATGAATAAATGTTGTTTTATCCAAAGAGGAGCCAAACATGGCTTGAAGATTGGCGAAACGGCGGACCTTTTAGAGAATATTTCAGAAGATCGACTATATATTTCAGACTTCAACATCGAACAAGCCATCCTACTATCGTTTAGGAAAGCGAAAACACTGTCAGAAGAACTGAACAATAGTTGCAACAACTGGAGTGTAAATTGGTCAAGCTCCTACTATATAGGTCACGTTCTCTTTTCACTTGATAAAGTCACAAATGCGAAGGTATCATATGACTACATGCTAGAAGCATGTAAGCAGGCTAATTCGGCATCATCGACTAAAGAGGTGCCACTCGAACCCCACTACACTTTGTTGCAAATGTGTTACGACTTCCAAAATTGTGGCATTTTTGATTCCCAATCAATTTTGAAGGTTTTGAAACGGGATAATTTATTCTTCGAGCAGGAAGATGACTTTTGGGAATTCCCTGAAAATACAGGTGATGAAACTCAAAAATCCATACTTCTAtccaaaattattgaacTTCTTGAAATAGTGCTCAAAGCAGATAAGAAAAGCTGGCACCATAAACCCAGGTTCTTGATAGCCAAAATTCAGTTCGATGGGTTCAAAGAACCTTCGAAGGCATTAGAAgaaatgaatcaattaatcTCCATAAACAACACCACGAAGACGTTAGTTAACATATGGAAACCTGACTTTGAGCTACCTGGGAAACATTTCGTGTATGCCTTCGAATATATTatgttttatttaaagatattaGGGGCTCTTAACGACTTTTTCTCTATTGGCACagttttaaaaaaattaagacGTTTCGGGTCAGGGATGATACGCCTTAATGACGCTTTAGAATACGGTACATCACTTTTTATTGAGactattgaaaaggagCTAGAAATAGACGAAAAATTGTATGTGGAGAACCAACTCTCAACTTGGACCACAGATCAATTTACAATAGCAAGTGATGCAATTCTGAAAGATTTCTCTGCTGAAAACTATCCCATTAAATGGCTTAGAGCACTTGAACTATCTTATCAGCTCAAAAAAGCGTCAAATGGAATCACATTTGATGGTACTACTCTGGGAATCctttttaagaaattaCTAAAGCAAAGGGATATTTCTGAACCCAACATCTTAGAAGATCGAGAATTGAATACTGGAGATAAAATGGTAGTTGACCAGCCTCCAACTTCTCAAGTTCCACCTATACTGAAGAATAACTTAAAAAAAAGAGTTTCGAAAAAAGAGGTGTTCGATAAAGTGAAGCTATTAGTCGAACTAATAGGAAAATCAAACGTATAGTATATTCTtataaaattcaaaatgaCTGTTGGTTAGCTTATGTAACTACAATAACTgttaaattatataaatcAGTTCAAGAAAGACTAAACTcacatatatattattaaatcatGTAAATAAGTTCAAGAAAGACTAAACTAACGTATATATCAATACTCATCAGTCACCTTGTCTGTATGCCATTTTTCCTTTGCCTCCAAGAATACGATTCTCAATTTTTCGTAGTTGGAGCAAGTATCCTTAAAACGGAGCATAATCGTTTGGGCATCAACTGTAAGCTTTGGTGATGCATGGATTTTTCCAACAATATTGGCTGGATTCACTCTAGAGATGTAAACATTGTTCGGAGCAAGAAATAAATCACCATTCTCTCTTATTTCTGCAATATATGCACCAGATGAATGAATATACTGAGCATACTTGAACTGTGGTCGCCCCCATGAGTAGGCtatattaaattcaatatccttATCTTGTAAAAACTTGGATGCTCTATTGTCCAAAAGAAAACCTGAGGATTTTAATAGATgaatatgataataaaaCTTGCTCTTGGTGAGAAGTACCAAATCGTCAAATTCCGGATCGGTCCAAGGATCAATTGCCAGCGGGATCTCCACAAATGAGTGGAATGGATTGACTGAGGGTATTGTGCACAACTCCTCCCATGGtatttcaatcaatttcagACCATATCTTTCACAAAGTCTTGACCAGTTACCAACCATATCATCGATTAATTTAGGTGTGGTTGTTAGCCATTCCAATCTTATATGAAAACAGTGTTCAGGATTATGAACTCTATCATAATGAACGGTACAGGTTTCCTGCTTATATGATTTCCCGGTTGGATCTGCATTGATTATAACTGAATTACTCAAAATCACGTTTGGTTTATCTTTATCTTGGGGACTTTCAGCCGCATctgattcttcattatttgatacGTGAGAATTTGTACTGGTTACCAACGAGAGCGTTGTATTGTTAAGATCTGAAGTATCAGatggaaattttttttcactaGTATGGACTTTCTCAGAGTGCATTACATTATCAGAAGCGTTCTTAGATAATTCAGGTGGACTAATTGTATACTCTGGAGAGAACtgataaaaataatgtcCGTCCAAAAAACTATGCTTGCTCAGAACATGATTAAAAAGTCCGCTGTCCATCAAATGCTGTCCATATTTTATAGCATCGTCTCTTGTTTCGATATCTGCGAAGTTTTGAATCAACCAATTTACCATTTCTGAACCCACAAAACAGTTTTTATGTCTTCGCCAATGCCAGGTTCGGTTGACTAACTTAATGCAATGTGGTCCATGTTGCATATCTGTTGCTAGCTTCCataaatcaatatctttattaaaatttttatCACCTTTCacaaaaattgaatctttaAAATTCAGGACTGACTGTTCCAAGGAATATTGTTGATCATTAATAAACCTGAATAGGGAACCAGTGTAGAACATCACTTCAGGTTGGATTTCATCCTTCCTATTACGTTGAGCTTGTTTCTCCTTTTCTGTTTTCCATCTGAATTTTGTAATCGAAGCAATTAAACGACGAAGACCCTCCACTCTAATTTCTTCAGGACTCAATGTTTCATTCCTTCCACTAGATATTGCAGAAAATGCTGTTGGGGATATGTCTGACGGTAGCACTACAAATTTTGATCGGAAGCCTGTCCACGATTTGTCTGAACCAAAATCTGAGTAACCAGCTAGGGTTTGATCAATTTGGTTCCAATTCAAGGATTTTCTTGTCACTCTTACAGGATCGATCTTCGCTTCTCGAAAATCATTCTGATACCTCGTTTTAACTAAAGGAAAGTAACTTGGAAATTGGTCGAATGGATTTAAAGCAtcttttatcaaatatCTCTGAACCTCTATAGTGCCATTTTCGCCACAAACAATTCTATGAATCTCAAGGTCGATCATCATgtatattttgaattgacTGATGTTTTTTTCGTTGATATAGATGTTACAAGCTGAACCGTCTAcatctttatcattaaGTCGTTCTATTCTTTCTATTTGCTCCCCAGTACAGATTTGAAATCCCATAACTAACCTCATGTAaatcatattcttcaagaGATCTTTATAGGTTAAATTGTAAAGCTCTTGATCTATACTGAGTGTTACTGAATGATTTcggaaaataaaattcttttcaaagtCCTCAGCTGAAGGGAAACTGGAAATAGTAACAGGAAGTTCTGCCGGTGTCGTAAAGGACCTCCATTTACTGTATCGTTTTTCAATGTCCTTTGGCCATACATCTTTCCAACGGACAGGAAGCAATTCACTTGCCATGTCGCTGCTAACAGGAATGGATGGATTTCTAATCTCAATCCATGTTTCATTCGGTAcgtaaaaataatttttatCCTTCTTAAAGGCTTCCATCTTGACTCTGCTTTTTGAGCTTTCCATGGATTGTAACTTTCTATCGTTGGAAACAgaatatttggaagaagGAATAGTAGTTAATGAATCATgaaatgaattatttacaGGAGAACTGGTCACATGTTGATtatctttttcaaacatagataaattcttttttattatgggaatattttcaattgctGTCTTTTGAGGTAGTGAACCCGGTGGAGATGATGAACTTTTTCCTTCGAACATCAAATCATTCTTTAAAGGATCAGGTGGTGATTTCACTGAATTATCTCTTTCTCTTGTTGGtaagaatttattaaaaagtTTGTTTGTAAAATCTCTGACtgaattttttcttgtaataCCCTTTAACGAATCTAAAGCTAGAGAAGTGTTTTTATCTCTTGATAATACAGGTGTTAGGCCCCCTTCACCGTAGCCAAGCTGGTCGGACGTAACAATATCTTCCGTATTTGATAATGTATAAATGTTTGCCAGTACTTGTGTTCTTTGGACATCTTCAATGACAGGATTAGAAAATTTGGCACCCTTCCAAACGAACGTGGATTTTGGATGCACCGTTTTTTTCATCACTCTTGGTATGACTCCTTTACTTGTAAATGGCATCCCAAGTAAATCATTGTCCTCATAGATGTGGttatattcaaatacagtatcatcataatcatcaataaatcgggcaattgaattaattttcCTGTTGCATTTCAGAGAAACTATTTCCTGCTCTTCActtatttcattttctgttAAGCCCATCATTTGCAAATCATAAATTTTACAACGA is drawn from Naumovozyma castellii chromosome 10, complete genome and contains these coding sequences:
- the IPA1 gene encoding putative polyadenylation protein (ancestral locus Anc_4.376); protein product: MRYLVEYLPRIKKITVILDECVEPRLVQVKPLEVHIRENNSISIIKLPYEVELQDSLQLTEGTQGEYLLRLRTLASPLEKMNDVMSVPAGKWTKKDLNLENGFELNCLKCNTPVISTSNINKINELPSEFWMELMDYWHCHKPQVGDNELLDYSVGRNTLIPLTGELLVGNSFFLLLPSTLQRQAAMKHEELTCLKCNSILGDRTTEGLCRLYKWKLYLRKNDETDYFKPEDHVLLSMLEALKGNSERYTILKWEENVILLWLFSIDIGVTLSGGKVLKRAVKIFYTSDLAVIKKICDERQVEEIKVNGDVFDAFKKTIENVHDMLPQCSRGLGQWEACYLELFSSL
- the HIR3 gene encoding Hir3p (ancestral locus Anc_4.375) codes for the protein MSTFHALNVSSDEEELEAEEYSRESQIEESVQIFQDALKLMKVKDFEGANAKFELLFQMDVIKPDKWGLYRSVSPTLNNLRYLAHRNRGIYYFVYLSSNYETMETDNIAYYIIQAIDHLMESIQHSEADITVTTLLYKIFDSFKSKKLEREILEYEMTKEENQMLLSGRSSSTILPQLKNVIRQYTTLLKGIKATSSLEYHVQDDMGLDALHEIDKNTKLFQVIKSIKTNDENTLKDVELETIELEEMSWEAIAVATEDLLPKTKMSTLITKGIDPYTELESSIEAVNIHVAETQTISEENESNLNDKTGTRVTPNATEQAPNEIEDDFNSKKRVLDSADTTRHQPQRSSKRFKEKDTDGKGQESMMEKHTSFVNSLGDVFRYLNIDLPGFLHTLPLSLSSMKEDVPLPYHDLFQCLKNWSSWHTEQFMRTDFTAGKSNGPETDELIELSSLLRSDPNQETKALEGQKQLPIDVLKDFINTINERKPHFHEFRYNLLHILLSRATGETERKILLYTWSPNLFESVESLNLGVERSILDYMEQTNDIEPYLVLSIIELLINRMGYLCSEISAKESQGQKSNELKHQKSKLERRIQKWTTILDAVDASEVNWTIQYRWIQYCFMQFKCEAADHKLLTFLCQLEELIKKANPNLEVTYTNYKYIPNLNLNYILKQIHRVKIIQNIMMVYSNNDSENSTSKQEQQISHIENLLLESLYPDMSRIHSKNDQEIVSFITASPFTIQLRLWEMIFNMYHKKGDVSSLTRVFFHILLLLQNNLASSDYKQSTTELRHRLLLTIITSVGDFSEKLNVLISRNNKESGSPLVTDNQLTLLNNIFCLCCSVLIFERLSEIDPLLDSFFTKAVKSSTKMKEIIINLATLLVHFLCDRIYRNMDTHQEPNSMVIFIEHLHSLFGEFQFCDASNSIFLKVSEKFLCSNKVKIELPQLKQILWCLYHFTITGDLDDEMTHSTVPCKMERESALRIGIYLLTTIPEHRTGPLLAISNSSIKLILERVIEEMGPPLEFPNYNLSRNIYQFNSYLDKPLSTQLFRDSFSNLSSFKLIKPNNELQHIIENGIFYWTSSQSLKLYLNRKKTMQARPTELDAIISMLKSEVLYGVNRFESWYLLGRCYSLIVEDDLTWTSDKITTPEKQLITGEKQRKAILCYLKSVSIYQARGHPTLKDKKIFHKTLVSLGQELLSAYFAPMNKCCFIQRGAKHGLKIGETADLLENISEDRLYISDFNIEQAILLSFRKAKTLSEELNNSCNNWSVNWSSSYYIGHVLFSLDKVTNAKVSYDYMLEACKQANSASSTKEVPLEPHYTLLQMCYDFQNCGIFDSQSILKVLKRDNLFFEQEDDFWEFPENTGDETQKSILLSKIIELLEIVLKADKKSWHHKPRFLIAKIQFDGFKEPSKALEEMNQLISINNTTKTLVNIWKPDFELPGKHFVYAFEYIMFYLKILGALNDFFSIGTVLKKLRRFGSGMIRLNDALEYGTSLFIETIEKELEIDEKLYVENQLSTWTTDQFTIASDAILKDFSAENYPIKWLRALELSYQLKKASNGITFDGTTLGILFKKLLKQRDISEPNILEDRELNTGDKMVVDQPPTSQVPPILKNNLKKRVSKKEVFDKVKLLVELIGKSNV
- the IML1 gene encoding GTPase-activating protein IML1 (ancestral locus Anc_4.373), with the protein product MFSSLRGKNQRPLSSSINSQASRATNTTHANTISLSSGNLIVGSTKKFKIESNTLSVGATRNSNQLSPSSISTGFRGKDGATTRINSKDATPIEDNKNKVLELVLIYHEPRRSDELILLNISELNGIRKGDLCELKTYSHRSTSSSPKNKKIYFIAKDFDSEIKMRCKGANISIQSGPLQNLLDLPLKSKVWVKSINSKKSKLRADLIEINIKDCLLNRGDMWGLSNQLINTCVFAGQKLSFLDSIRGTVKGIYRDGKKILSGYINEDTKIIFRSESAKLIFLIQITEEMWHFEESGEQLFQKMVNSFFPKIFKKWKDIDTHHNITIAFAISMDNSEVSFKQLKPGERLSNTTDYYRIVVDEVNIIHWVEIMETLRKEFMHLTKDLLNVKTEKGYTIIKGRFAPVIKSNFLELINFASTVLINPFRQLDLRHTTTHVMIVTPGSGLYDVDYDLLRLTGKKLLSLEMTMDLICLSKAPLHVVPLFRYLDYEGQLHNCIPNWFSIFFWNDIATKKEQWSPRCKIYDLQMMGLTENEISEEQEIVSLKCNRKINSIARFIDDYDDTVFEYNHIYEDNDLLGMPFTSKGVIPRVMKKTVHPKSTFVWKGAKFSNPVIEDVQRTQVLANIYTLSNTEDIVTSDQLGYGEGGLTPVLSRDKNTSLALDSLKGITRKNSVRDFTNKLFNKFLPTRERDNSVKSPPDPLKNDLMFEGKSSSSPPGSLPQKTAIENIPIIKKNLSMFEKDNQHVTSSPVNNSFHDSLTTIPSSKYSVSNDRKLQSMESSKSRVKMEAFKKDKNYFYVPNETWIEIRNPSIPVSSDMASELLPVRWKDVWPKDIEKRYSKWRSFTTPAELPVTISSFPSAEDFEKNFIFRNHSVTLSIDQELYNLTYKDLLKNMIYMRLVMGFQICTGEQIERIERLNDKDVDGSACNIYINEKNISQFKIYMMIDLEIHRIVCGENGTIEVQRYLIKDALNPFDQFPSYFPLVKTRYQNDFREAKIDPVRVTRKSLNWNQIDQTLAGYSDFGSDKSWTGFRSKFVVLPSDISPTAFSAISSGRNETLSPEEIRVEGLRRLIASITKFRWKTEKEKQAQRNRKDEIQPEVMFYTGSLFRFINDQQYSLEQSVLNFKDSIFVKGDKNFNKDIDLWKLATDMQHGPHCIKLVNRTWHWRRHKNCFVGSEMVNWLIQNFADIETRDDAIKYGQHLMDSGLFNHVLSKHSFLDGHYFYQFSPEYTISPPELSKNASDNVMHSEKVHTSEKKFPSDTSDLNNTTLSLVTSTNSHVSNNEESDAAESPQDKDKPNVILSNSVIINADPTGKSYKQETCTVHYDRVHNPEHCFHIRLEWLTTTPKLIDDMVGNWSRLCERYGLKLIEIPWEELCTIPSVNPFHSFVEIPLAIDPWTDPEFDDLVLLTKSKFYYHIHLLKSSGFLLDNRASKFLQDKDIEFNIAYSWGRPQFKYAQYIHSSGAYIAEIRENGDLFLAPNNVYISRVNPANIVGKIHASPKLTVDAQTIMLRFKDTCSNYEKLRIVFLEAKEKWHTDKVTDEY